A region of Moorena producens PAL-8-15-08-1 DNA encodes the following proteins:
- the surE gene encoding 5'/3'-nucleotidase SurE: protein MTIILTNDDGIDAPGIKALEQAVNGNGNFVIIAPKEHHSGCGHQVTTYKPIHVQRRSNYEYAVSSTPADCTRLAISHIIPEVKWVLSGINAGGNLGVDVYISGTVAAVREAAIQGIPGIAISQWMKKPWVINWEVASRWTAKVLADLLNRPISAGTYWNVNLPHLEPGSPEPEVVFCEPSTQPLPTKYRVEGDHYYYEGEYNKRDRAPGTDVDVCFSGNIAVTQLRL from the coding sequence ATGACTATAATCCTAACGAACGACGATGGGATAGATGCTCCCGGAATTAAAGCACTAGAGCAAGCGGTCAACGGTAACGGTAATTTTGTCATTATCGCTCCGAAGGAGCATCATTCAGGCTGTGGCCATCAGGTGACTACATATAAACCGATTCACGTCCAACGTCGGTCGAACTATGAGTATGCAGTGTCTAGTACCCCAGCGGATTGTACTCGCCTTGCTATATCACATATTATACCAGAGGTAAAGTGGGTTCTGTCAGGTATTAATGCTGGCGGTAACTTGGGGGTTGATGTTTACATTTCTGGTACAGTGGCGGCGGTTAGAGAAGCGGCGATACAGGGAATACCAGGTATTGCGATTTCCCAATGGATGAAAAAACCTTGGGTGATTAATTGGGAGGTGGCCAGTCGTTGGACAGCTAAGGTGTTGGCGGATTTGTTGAATCGTCCGATTTCTGCTGGTACTTACTGGAATGTGAATTTACCTCACTTGGAACCGGGTTCACCTGAGCCAGAGGTGGTATTTTGTGAACCGAGTACTCAACCGTTACCGACAAAGTATCGTGTGGAGGGGGATCACTACTATTATGAGGGGGAGTATAACAAACGCGATCGCGCTCCTGGTACTGATGTGGATGTGTGTTTTTCGGGTAATATTGCTGTGACTCAGTTGCGACTTTAA
- a CDS encoding NAD-dependent epimerase/dehydratase family protein codes for MRILIMGGTRFVGVYLTKVLVEMGHEVLLFNRGNKPAPLPGVQQIHGDRKDPNQLKEMLSSQEFDGIFDNNARELSDTQPLVEIFKDRVQHFVYMSSAGVYLKSDQLPHLEGDPVDPNSRHKGKHHTEAYLQELGVPFTAIRPTYIYGPQNYNDVEAWFFDRIVRDRTIPIPGNGMHITQLGHCQDLARAMAAVLGNPEAIGKIYNVSGERYVTFDGLARTCAMACGKSADEVKLVHYDPKQFDFGKRKAFPFRLQHFFADIHKAKTELNWQPEYDLLSGLKDSFEKDYLASGRDQADVDFAVDDQILAGNR; via the coding sequence ATGCGAATTTTAATCATGGGTGGTACCCGGTTTGTTGGGGTTTATTTAACCAAGGTTTTGGTGGAGATGGGCCATGAGGTGCTGCTGTTCAATCGGGGTAATAAGCCAGCGCCACTGCCAGGAGTCCAACAGATTCATGGCGATCGCAAGGATCCGAATCAGCTCAAGGAAATGTTATCGTCTCAAGAGTTTGATGGGATTTTCGATAATAATGCTCGGGAGTTGAGTGATACTCAACCGTTAGTGGAAATTTTTAAAGACCGGGTGCAGCATTTTGTGTATATGAGTTCGGCTGGGGTGTATTTGAAGTCGGACCAGTTACCCCATCTCGAAGGAGATCCAGTTGATCCCAATTCTCGCCACAAGGGTAAACATCATACTGAGGCTTACCTACAAGAACTTGGGGTGCCATTTACCGCGATTCGTCCAACTTATATCTATGGTCCCCAAAATTATAATGATGTTGAAGCTTGGTTTTTTGACCGGATTGTTCGCGATCGCACTATTCCCATCCCTGGTAATGGCATGCACATTACTCAGTTAGGTCATTGTCAGGACTTGGCGAGGGCAATGGCGGCAGTATTGGGGAATCCGGAAGCGATTGGGAAAATTTACAATGTGTCCGGGGAACGCTATGTCACCTTTGATGGTTTAGCACGAACCTGTGCTATGGCCTGTGGTAAGTCGGCTGATGAGGTGAAGCTCGTGCATTATGACCCCAAGCAGTTTGATTTTGGCAAGCGCAAGGCTTTTCCATTTCGATTACAGCACTTTTTTGCTGATATCCATAAGGCTAAGACGGAACTTAACTGGCAACCGGAGTATGATTTGCTTTCGGGACTGAAGGATTCTTTCGAGAAGGATTATCTCGCTTCAGGTCGGGATCAAGCTGACGTGGATTTTGCCGTTGATGACCAGATATTAGCAGGTAACAGGTAA
- a CDS encoding glycosyltransferase family 4 protein — MRIAQVSPLWERVPPPGYGGIELVVSQLTDELVRRGHDVTLFASGDSITKAKLKSVAPQALRLDPSVEAPVVYELLQLAQIGEVADEFDLIHFHTGMITFPVIDLYKTPVVHTMHGRFGNDISKAYARYSHIPHISISNHQRSSGPEMNYVGTVYNGVKIEDYPFNPKAADDPPYLGFLGRLSKEKGPHHAIRIARETGWNLKMAGKVDVVDREFFEEEIAPQIDGKQIQYLGEVSHEEKVELLSKASLTVFPITWPEPFGLVMIESMCVGTPVIATNFGAVPEVVADKRTGIICANPEDMIAAIPEALKLSREECRKYVEETFSVPNMVDGYEAAYQKVLEQHK, encoded by the coding sequence ATGCGGATAGCTCAAGTTTCCCCGTTATGGGAGAGAGTTCCCCCACCAGGCTATGGTGGTATCGAACTAGTGGTTAGCCAACTCACTGATGAATTAGTTCGTCGCGGTCACGATGTTACCCTGTTTGCGTCTGGAGATTCCATCACTAAGGCTAAACTAAAGTCTGTGGCTCCTCAGGCTTTGCGCCTTGACCCCTCAGTAGAGGCACCGGTAGTTTACGAACTACTGCAATTGGCTCAGATAGGCGAGGTGGCTGATGAGTTTGACCTAATTCACTTTCATACAGGGATGATTACCTTTCCGGTAATTGACTTGTATAAGACCCCTGTAGTTCATACCATGCATGGTCGCTTCGGCAATGATATTAGCAAGGCTTATGCGCGATACAGCCACATACCTCATATTAGCATCAGTAATCATCAGCGGTCATCTGGACCAGAGATGAATTATGTTGGTACCGTTTACAATGGTGTTAAAATTGAAGATTATCCCTTCAATCCAAAAGCAGCCGATGACCCCCCCTACTTAGGGTTTTTGGGTCGTTTGTCCAAGGAGAAAGGACCTCATCATGCAATCAGAATTGCCCGTGAAACTGGCTGGAACTTGAAAATGGCGGGCAAGGTTGATGTAGTTGACCGGGAATTCTTTGAAGAAGAAATTGCTCCCCAGATTGACGGTAAACAAATTCAATACTTGGGTGAAGTCAGCCACGAAGAGAAGGTGGAATTATTATCCAAAGCTAGCCTGACCGTCTTTCCGATTACCTGGCCCGAACCGTTTGGTTTGGTGATGATTGAGTCAATGTGTGTTGGGACTCCAGTGATTGCCACGAACTTTGGCGCTGTACCGGAGGTGGTGGCCGACAAGAGAACTGGCATAATCTGTGCCAATCCTGAGGACATGATAGCTGCCATTCCAGAAGCTCTTAAACTCTCTCGCGAAGAGTGCCGTAAGTATGTGGAAGAGACCTTCAGTGTTCCCAATATGGTTGATGGCTATGAAGCAGCTTATCAGAAAGTGCTAGAACAGCATAAGTAA
- a CDS encoding rhomboid family intramembrane serine protease produces MTSIFDWINQFQNAWGDNFQAVGDLVLYAWIISFVNLVLCGGALNDKFGIQPRTWLGLVGILFSPFLHKDWKHLIGNTIPFALLGCWVLLRGTDDFWVVTLVIVLVGGLAEWLLGSPNTVSYGASGLVFGYVAFLIGQGYLEGNSLLVIGSIAIGGVYGFTLRGLLPGETGISWQGHLFGFLAGMLAASYLDTFRNLFL; encoded by the coding sequence ATGACAAGTATATTTGATTGGATTAATCAATTCCAAAATGCTTGGGGTGACAACTTCCAGGCGGTGGGTGATTTGGTTCTTTATGCCTGGATTATAAGTTTTGTCAATTTAGTCTTATGCGGGGGAGCACTGAACGACAAGTTTGGTATCCAACCCCGCACCTGGCTTGGGCTAGTTGGTATTTTGTTTTCACCCTTCTTGCACAAAGACTGGAAACACTTGATCGGAAACACTATTCCGTTCGCGCTCCTTGGCTGTTGGGTGTTGTTACGAGGAACGGATGATTTCTGGGTCGTGACCTTGGTGATAGTCTTGGTTGGTGGTTTGGCTGAATGGCTACTTGGTTCACCTAACACGGTCTCTTATGGCGCAAGCGGTCTAGTTTTTGGGTATGTAGCTTTTCTGATCGGACAGGGGTATTTAGAAGGTAACTCCCTGTTAGTCATAGGTTCTATCGCTATCGGTGGTGTCTATGGTTTTACACTCAGAGGTTTATTGCCTGGTGAAACAGGGATCTCCTGGCAAGGACATTTATTTGGCTTCCTGGCAGGTATGCTTGCAGCCAGCTATCTGGACACGTTTCGGAATCTGTTTCTGTGA
- the pgmB gene encoding beta-phosphoglucomutase yields the protein MDAKVSSPSSSNHIYSDWTVTETKFDPTQLHYKETVFTIGNGYLSTRGSFEEGYHGAWPMTLINGVYDDVPVVYTELANCPDWLPIVIVVEGERFRLDQGEILHYERQLDLHRGKLTRDLRWRSPGGKTIDIHVERFASMADDHVLALRFQITAVDFDGAIEIQASINGYPDNQGVLHWEWLKQGQISTGTNQTSEGGIWLHVRTRHTGIELGMASRVSVSGVDDAKIQLKGCEGHPTLATSLQVRSGQLVTLDKVITVFTSRDTETPEKVAQEHLVNQPDYLTLFSRHEAAWDKIWQDSDVVIEGDLNAQIAIRYNLFQLFISAPRHDDRVNIPAKTLSGFGYRGHVFWDTEIFMLPLMILTQPQIAKNLLTYRYHTLPGARRKAKLQGYPGAVYAWESADTGDEVTPRWVLSAEKDGDPIRIWCGDRELHITTDVVYGIWKYWQATGDDDWVVNYGAEIILDTAVFWGTRVEWNGKRERYELRDVIGPDEYHEGIDNNAFTNRMVQWHLETAQFVLDWLRREHPQKAKELEETLELTPSRVSLWSEIIRRMWIPYDHEKDLIEQCEGFFQIEDINLEDYEPRTRSMQALLGIEGASKKQVLKQPDVLMLLYLMREQYGVTSDPEKYREILQRNWDYYSPRTDHTYGSSLGPAVHAILACELGKTEEAYVHFMRAAMVDLENVRGNAHEGIHGASGGGVWQAIIFGCAGIKFTDNGPVAIPHFLPGWTRLKFKLQWRGKKYEFDLNPETSTQTAQSEATISPSSRPPGSPAQIQGVIFDLDGVITDTAEYHYQAWQKLADEQGIPFNREANEALRGLSRRESLMALLNGRSATEDQLQEMMDRKNKYYLELIKNISKADLLPGALELLTELKEAGIKAAIGSGSKNAKEVMERLGISDRIDSISDGYSVTRSKPAPDLFLHAAQQLGLEPAYCVVVEDAGSGVEAALAAGMWAVGLGPVERVGAAHLVLPSLEGVHWSNLHKQLAGNRLIPC from the coding sequence ATGGATGCCAAAGTATCGTCCCCATCTAGCTCTAACCACATCTACAGCGACTGGACAGTAACTGAGACCAAGTTTGATCCGACTCAATTGCACTACAAGGAAACCGTTTTTACCATTGGCAATGGTTACCTCAGTACCCGAGGTAGCTTTGAGGAAGGGTATCACGGTGCATGGCCAATGACATTGATTAATGGTGTCTACGACGATGTGCCAGTTGTCTATACTGAACTGGCTAATTGTCCTGATTGGCTACCGATCGTGATAGTTGTAGAAGGTGAACGCTTTCGTCTTGATCAAGGCGAGATCTTGCACTACGAACGTCAACTTGACCTGCATCGAGGCAAGCTAACTCGTGATTTGCGTTGGCGTAGCCCTGGTGGTAAGACTATCGATATCCATGTCGAGCGTTTTGCCAGTATGGCTGATGACCATGTGTTAGCCCTTCGCTTTCAAATCACTGCGGTGGATTTCGATGGAGCCATCGAAATTCAAGCCAGCATCAATGGCTACCCAGATAACCAAGGGGTGCTACACTGGGAATGGTTGAAACAGGGTCAGATTTCAACCGGAACTAACCAGACATCAGAAGGAGGTATCTGGTTACACGTTCGCACCCGTCATACGGGTATCGAACTGGGTATGGCTTCGAGAGTCAGTGTAAGTGGTGTTGATGATGCCAAAATACAGCTAAAGGGTTGTGAAGGTCACCCCACCTTAGCTACTAGCTTACAAGTGCGCTCAGGACAGCTAGTCACCCTGGATAAAGTAATTACTGTGTTCACATCTCGGGACACCGAAACCCCAGAAAAGGTAGCCCAGGAACACCTGGTGAACCAACCAGATTATCTAACCCTATTCTCTCGACATGAGGCAGCTTGGGATAAGATTTGGCAAGATAGTGATGTTGTCATTGAAGGGGACCTCAACGCTCAGATTGCTATACGCTACAATTTGTTCCAACTTTTCATTAGTGCTCCTCGTCATGATGACCGGGTGAATATTCCCGCTAAAACCCTTTCTGGTTTTGGCTATCGGGGTCACGTTTTCTGGGACACAGAAATTTTTATGCTGCCGCTGATGATATTAACTCAGCCCCAGATTGCCAAGAATTTGCTGACCTACCGTTACCATACTTTACCTGGGGCAAGGCGTAAAGCTAAGCTTCAGGGCTATCCGGGAGCCGTTTACGCCTGGGAAAGTGCTGACACCGGTGACGAAGTAACCCCTCGCTGGGTTCTCTCTGCTGAGAAGGATGGAGACCCGATCCGAATTTGGTGTGGCGATCGCGAACTGCACATCACTACTGATGTCGTCTATGGTATCTGGAAATATTGGCAGGCTACCGGTGATGATGACTGGGTGGTAAACTACGGTGCTGAGATTATCCTAGATACAGCGGTATTCTGGGGAACTCGGGTTGAGTGGAATGGTAAACGGGAACGCTATGAACTCCGGGATGTGATTGGTCCGGATGAATACCACGAAGGGATAGACAACAATGCCTTCACCAACCGCATGGTTCAATGGCACCTAGAGACTGCTCAGTTCGTCCTAGACTGGTTGCGTCGGGAACATCCACAGAAAGCTAAAGAACTGGAAGAAACACTGGAGCTAACCCCAAGCCGAGTTAGTCTGTGGTCTGAAATTATCCGTCGGATGTGGATACCCTATGACCATGAAAAGGACTTAATCGAACAGTGTGAGGGGTTCTTTCAAATTGAAGATATTAACCTGGAAGATTACGAGCCACGTACCCGTTCCATGCAGGCTCTCCTTGGCATTGAGGGAGCAAGTAAAAAGCAAGTGCTCAAGCAGCCCGATGTCTTGATGTTGCTATACCTGATGCGGGAGCAGTACGGCGTAACCTCTGATCCAGAGAAATACCGAGAAATTTTGCAACGAAATTGGGACTACTATTCTCCTCGCACCGATCACACCTATGGTTCGTCCCTCGGTCCTGCGGTTCACGCCATCCTCGCCTGTGAATTAGGAAAGACCGAGGAAGCTTATGTACACTTTATGCGGGCAGCGATGGTAGACCTCGAAAATGTGCGGGGTAACGCTCATGAAGGAATTCATGGTGCTTCCGGTGGTGGTGTATGGCAAGCTATAATCTTTGGATGCGCTGGGATCAAGTTCACAGACAATGGACCTGTTGCTATTCCCCACTTCCTACCGGGCTGGACACGTCTCAAGTTTAAGCTGCAATGGCGTGGAAAGAAGTACGAGTTTGATCTCAATCCAGAAACCAGTACTCAAACAGCACAATCTGAGGCTACCATCTCCCCAAGTTCTCGACCCCCCGGCTCTCCAGCTCAAATCCAGGGTGTGATTTTTGACTTAGATGGCGTAATCACCGATACCGCAGAATATCATTACCAAGCTTGGCAAAAACTAGCCGATGAACAGGGTATTCCCTTTAATCGCGAGGCCAACGAAGCACTGCGGGGCCTTTCACGTCGAGAGTCCCTGATGGCACTTCTCAACGGTCGCTCAGCTACAGAAGACCAACTCCAAGAGATGATGGATCGCAAAAATAAGTACTATTTGGAACTGATCAAGAACATCTCTAAGGCTGACTTACTACCTGGAGCTCTAGAGTTACTGACTGAACTCAAGGAAGCTGGTATAAAAGCTGCGATTGGCTCCGGTAGCAAAAATGCCAAGGAAGTTATGGAACGATTGGGTATTAGCGATCGCATTGATTCAATTTCTGACGGCTACAGTGTGACCCGCTCTAAGCCAGCACCAGATCTCTTCTTGCACGCAGCACAGCAGTTGGGATTGGAACCCGCTTATTGTGTAGTAGTAGAAGATGCCGGCTCTGGTGTCGAAGCCGCTCTAGCTGCTGGTATGTGGGCTGTAGGACTTGGTCCCGTTGAACGAGTTGGAGCAGCTCACCTGGTGTTACCCAGTCTCGAAGGCGTACACTGGAGCAACCTCCACAAACAATTGGCAGGGAATCGTTTAATTCCTTGTTAG
- a CDS encoding Crp/Fnr family transcriptional regulator: protein MQTTAYSELFPLFNTASPETLEWFESIAVEHEYPTDRAIIMEDAWGNAVYFIVSGWVKVRHLRGENDVTLAILGRGDFFGEMAILDESPRSTDIVAMSNVRLLTISAQRFIQTLFKDSQLHHRMLQLMVRRLRQSNVRLQNRYQPPAVNLVNTLVGLADNYGEITEKGTEIYNISYQDLADITDISVEDTTKIMEKLESKGWIKVDPEQQTMRLMNIKQLTQLVRRGSS, encoded by the coding sequence ATGCAGACTACAGCTTATAGTGAGCTTTTCCCACTATTTAATACAGCTAGCCCAGAAACCTTAGAATGGTTTGAGTCCATAGCGGTGGAGCATGAGTACCCCACCGACCGAGCTATCATCATGGAGGATGCTTGGGGTAATGCTGTTTACTTTATTGTCTCCGGCTGGGTTAAAGTGCGACACTTACGCGGTGAAAACGATGTCACACTGGCGATTTTGGGTCGGGGTGACTTTTTTGGTGAAATGGCAATTCTTGATGAATCTCCCCGCTCAACCGATATTGTTGCCATGTCGAACGTGCGACTACTGACCATTTCTGCGCAACGCTTTATTCAAACTCTCTTTAAAGATTCCCAGTTGCACCATCGCATGTTACAACTGATGGTGCGGCGGTTACGTCAAAGCAATGTCCGGTTACAAAATCGCTATCAGCCTCCAGCGGTTAATTTAGTCAATACTCTAGTTGGTTTGGCAGACAATTACGGTGAAATCACTGAAAAAGGCACAGAAATCTATAACATTTCCTATCAAGACTTAGCTGACATCACAGATATCAGTGTAGAGGATACTACCAAAATTATGGAAAAGCTTGAGAGTAAGGGCTGGATTAAAGTTGACCCGGAGCAGCAAACTATGCGCTTGATGAATATCAAGCAGCTAACTCAGCTGGTCAGACGAGGTAGCTCATGA
- a CDS encoding serpin family protein, translated as MELNYPEMVILEQGISNGDDQMNHQMLSRIATVMAVSILLTGILGCVSEKTNALDPLPNSEPRKESISADQQPTLDVDTNLVDANTKFGFKLFSEILKQDTNKNVFVSPTSIAIALDMAYNGASGETQEAMAKVLELEGLSLDQLNQGNNALKASLENADPDVQLSIANSLWANQGIDINPKFIKNNQKFYEAEVTELDFSSAKAAKKINRWVKNNTNGKIKTIVDRTQGDDLLFLINAIYFKGSWTREFDKSQTSDQAFYISNLSQKQHPMMYQYGKYKYYENDAFQAVSIPYGKERLSLYVFLPREGSSLAEFQQQLTADNWLQWMKEFRSRDGSIRLPRFKFEYDIKLNDSLKALGMDVAFTDNADFSNLTSQSAAISQVKHKTFVEVNEEGTEAAAATSIGVVPTSISIDQPFNLVVNRPFFCTVRDNKTGAILFMGSIVEP; from the coding sequence ATGGAACTGAATTATCCTGAAATGGTCATATTAGAACAGGGTATTAGCAACGGAGACGATCAGATGAACCATCAAATGCTTAGTCGTATAGCCACTGTTATGGCAGTCAGCATCCTGCTTACAGGTATATTGGGGTGTGTGTCGGAAAAAACCAATGCCCTTGACCCTCTGCCTAACTCCGAACCAAGGAAAGAATCAATTTCAGCTGACCAGCAACCAACTCTAGACGTAGATACCAATCTTGTAGACGCTAATACTAAATTTGGCTTCAAGCTATTCTCAGAAATTCTTAAGCAGGACACTAACAAGAATGTTTTTGTCTCTCCCACCAGTATCGCCATTGCCCTAGACATGGCTTACAACGGTGCCAGCGGCGAGACTCAAGAGGCTATGGCAAAAGTCCTAGAATTAGAGGGATTGAGTCTAGATCAACTCAACCAGGGGAATAACGCCTTAAAAGCTAGCTTGGAAAATGCTGACCCTGATGTCCAGCTGTCCATTGCCAACTCCCTGTGGGCTAACCAAGGCATTGACATCAACCCCAAATTTATTAAAAACAACCAGAAATTCTACGAAGCAGAGGTTACAGAACTTGATTTTAGTAGTGCCAAGGCTGCCAAAAAAATTAACCGTTGGGTCAAAAATAACACAAATGGCAAAATCAAAACGATTGTCGATCGCACTCAAGGGGATGACTTACTATTCCTAATCAATGCCATCTATTTCAAAGGCAGCTGGACCAGAGAATTCGATAAGAGTCAAACGTCTGATCAAGCTTTTTATATCTCCAATTTAAGCCAAAAGCAACACCCGATGATGTATCAGTATGGGAAGTATAAGTACTATGAAAATGATGCCTTTCAAGCTGTAAGTATTCCCTACGGTAAAGAACGGCTGAGTTTGTATGTTTTCTTACCCCGTGAAGGGAGCAGCTTGGCAGAATTTCAACAACAACTCACAGCGGACAACTGGCTACAATGGATGAAAGAGTTTAGGTCGCGAGATGGGTCAATTCGGCTACCCCGCTTTAAATTTGAATACGATATTAAACTCAACGATTCCTTAAAAGCTTTGGGGATGGATGTGGCGTTTACCGATAACGCTGATTTTTCTAATCTGACCTCTCAATCAGCAGCAATTAGTCAAGTCAAGCACAAAACCTTTGTAGAAGTGAATGAAGAAGGCACTGAAGCAGCCGCTGCTACTTCTATCGGTGTTGTTCCGACTTCGATTAGTATAGATCAACCATTCAATCTAGTGGTTAACCGTCCTTTTTTCTGTACTGTTCGGGACAATAAAACTGGAGCAATTTTGTTCATGGGTTCGATTGTGGAACCGTAA
- a CDS encoding class I SAM-dependent methyltransferase produces MSLYSELIFPRFLDWIMSDPVLTKYRQEVLSEVSGQVFEIGFGTGLNLSYYPKHLQKLTTIDVNQGMESLAKKRIHDSEITVDFRVLNGESLPMADHSFDSVVSTWTLCSITKVNQAIEEIYRVLKPGGKFFFIEHGISDESKVQVWQNRLTPVQKIIADGCHLNRNIKQLVENHFQILTLEEFYEPKFPKIMGYMYKGVAQKS; encoded by the coding sequence ATGAGTTTATATTCAGAATTAATTTTTCCCCGATTTCTGGACTGGATTATGTCTGATCCGGTATTAACCAAGTATCGTCAAGAGGTTTTATCTGAGGTGTCTGGGCAAGTATTTGAAATTGGCTTTGGCACAGGATTAAATTTAAGTTATTACCCCAAGCACCTGCAAAAACTTACAACTATTGATGTTAATCAGGGGATGGAATCATTAGCTAAAAAACGTATTCATGACTCGGAAATTACTGTTGATTTTCGGGTACTGAATGGCGAAAGTTTACCGATGGCTGACCATAGCTTCGATAGTGTAGTTAGCACCTGGACATTGTGCAGTATTACTAAAGTAAATCAGGCTATAGAAGAAATTTATCGGGTCCTAAAACCAGGGGGAAAGTTCTTTTTTATTGAGCATGGAATAAGTGATGAGTCTAAGGTTCAGGTTTGGCAAAATCGCTTGACCCCTGTACAAAAGATTATTGCGGATGGCTGTCATCTAAATCGTAATATCAAACAGCTGGTTGAAAATCACTTCCAGATTCTGACGTTAGAAGAGTTTTATGAACCAAAATTTCCTAAGATTATGGGCTATATGTATAAGGGTGTTGCTCAGAAGTCTTGA
- the pgsA gene encoding CDP-diacylglycerol--glycerol-3-phosphate 3-phosphatidyltransferase — protein MSLPNWITFSRLLGLPFILYFLNHPTDQSRWISLGIFVLAAGTDWLDGYLARKLNQITDLGKFLDPLVDKFLVLAPLLALIELGQVPAWGVCLILARELTIAGWRVNPKLSGSASIQGANIWGKLKTVSQISAIALLIAPTPDTWIIPSLVLFWLSVVLTLISGLVYLLPANIWSSTAKSTSA, from the coding sequence ATGAGTCTGCCTAACTGGATTACCTTTTCCCGCTTACTGGGGTTGCCCTTTATCTTATACTTCCTGAATCACCCAACTGACCAAAGCCGCTGGATTAGTTTAGGGATCTTTGTCCTTGCGGCTGGAACGGATTGGTTAGATGGTTATCTAGCTCGTAAACTGAACCAAATTACTGATTTAGGAAAATTCCTTGACCCGTTAGTGGATAAATTTTTGGTACTAGCGCCCCTACTAGCATTAATTGAGCTAGGTCAGGTACCCGCTTGGGGAGTCTGTTTGATTTTGGCACGGGAGTTAACGATCGCAGGTTGGCGAGTTAACCCCAAGTTATCCGGTAGCGCTAGCATACAGGGAGCGAATATCTGGGGTAAACTCAAAACCGTCAGCCAAATTAGTGCGATCGCACTTTTAATTGCACCAACTCCCGACACCTGGATCATCCCATCCCTAGTCCTTTTCTGGCTATCGGTGGTCCTAACCTTAATCTCTGGCTTAGTTTACCTGTTACCTGCTAATATCTGGTCATCAACGGCAAAATCCACGTCAGCTTGA
- a CDS encoding SWIM zinc finger family protein produces MTNYEIETQEWWVERWNDLLNSYRFKKRLERGRIYAKEGNILSIDFLGPQVVAKVQGTAPEPYELTISIEPFTDEDWNYVVQTLASKAIYSAQLLAGEMPHNIEEVFTSNGLSLFPFTLSDVRSRCNCPDPKNPCKHIAAVYYELGDRFSEDPFVLFQLRGSTKEQILDALRKLRSGQTGETSATEQPSSIPNLTSADQNPDQNTEEGESAIGDPETSVNIQQFWQYDQPLDSSLVVIAPPTDSGTVLDVLGTIPLGAADPRVMQYLKGIYQIVSQQAVISALNRDS; encoded by the coding sequence ATGACAAACTACGAAATCGAAACCCAAGAATGGTGGGTAGAACGTTGGAATGATTTACTCAATTCCTATCGCTTCAAAAAGCGTTTGGAACGGGGACGTATCTATGCCAAAGAAGGCAACATTCTCAGTATTGACTTTCTAGGACCACAAGTAGTCGCCAAAGTTCAAGGAACTGCACCGGAGCCCTATGAATTAACCATTTCCATCGAACCCTTTACCGATGAAGACTGGAATTATGTGGTGCAAACCCTGGCAAGTAAAGCAATTTACTCAGCTCAGTTATTAGCAGGAGAAATGCCCCATAATATCGAAGAAGTATTTACTTCCAATGGTTTAAGTTTATTTCCCTTCACCCTCTCCGACGTTCGTTCCCGATGCAATTGCCCCGATCCCAAAAATCCTTGTAAGCATATCGCAGCAGTATACTATGAATTAGGCGATCGCTTCAGCGAAGACCCCTTTGTTTTGTTCCAGTTGCGGGGAAGCACCAAAGAACAAATCCTTGATGCCTTGCGTAAATTACGGAGTGGTCAAACAGGGGAAACGTCCGCCACAGAGCAGCCATCCTCAATCCCAAATCTCACGTCTGCTGATCAAAACCCTGATCAAAACACAGAAGAGGGGGAATCAGCAATCGGCGATCCTGAAACCTCAGTCAATATTCAGCAATTTTGGCAATACGATCAGCCTCTCGATTCTTCCCTGGTGGTAATTGCACCACCAACAGATAGTGGAACCGTCCTCGATGTCTTAGGAACAATTCCTCTAGGAGCAGCTGACCCTCGTGTCATGCAGTATCTCAAAGGAATTTATCAGATAGTCAGCCAGCAAGCTGTAATTTCAGCCTTAAATCGAGATAGTTAA